CTGCGCGCGCGGTTTCCGGGATCGGAAAGCCTACCGGGTCAGCGCGCTCCGCCCGGCCACAGCCGCGGCTCCGTGTGGGGCATGTGGCGGCCGCCTTTGCCGGGTACCTGGCGGAGCGCTCTGGCCCCGGAGGGCGGCTCGGGCATAATTGGGGGCTGCCAGGACGGGATGCGGAGAGATGACCGAGTGGCTTAAGGTGCACGCTTGGAAAGCGTGTGTGCGGGAAACCGCACCGTGGGTTCGAATCCCACTCTCTCCGCCATGTCCGGGCCGCGAGCGGCCCGGCACCGCGCCCGGCGAGAGCGTGACCTCGTGGGGCTCGCGCCTGTGCGACCCGGTCCCGTGAACCCCGTCAGGCCCGGAAGGGAGCAGCGGTAAGCGGATCGCCGGGTGTGCCGCAGGGCCGTCGGGCCCCTCCATCGGGAGGCGGCGGGGTGGACCCGCGCCTCCCGCCCATCGCCCCGGGCGGGTGGTGCCCGCCCCTTCCGGAGGGACGCGGTGCCGAGACGCCCCCTCGCGCGCACCTACCGCCCGCAACGCTTCGCCGAAGTCCTCGGGCAGGAGGCCCCGGTCCGGGCGCTCGCCGCGGCGTCCGCCCGGCGGGAGCTCGCCGCGGCCTACATCTTCTCGGGCACTCGCGGCATCGGAAAGACGACCATCGCGCGGATCTTCGCCAAGGCCCTCAACTGCGAGAAGGGTCCCGCGGAGGACTGCTGCGACGCCTGCCCGGCCTGCCGCGACATCGCCGAGGGACGCTCCCTCGACGTGCTCGAGATGGACGCGGCGACCCACACCGGCATCGACGACGTGCGCGAGCTGCGCGAGGCGGCTCAGTATCCCCCGAGCCGCAAGGGGCGTTACCGCGTCTTCATCATCGACGAGGCGCACCAGCTCTCCCAGGCGGCGTGGAACGGCCTCCTGAAGATCCTCGAGGAGCCGCCTCCGTGGTGCGTCTTCCTGCTGTGCACGACCGAGCCGCACAAGATCCCCGCGACGATCGAGTCGCGCGCCCTCCACTTCGCCTTCAAGAGCCCCTCGACCGCCGAGATCCGGGAGCATCTCGCGCGCATCGCCGAGCGTGAGGGACTCGAGCCGACCGGCGAGGCGCTCGACCTGCTGGCGAAGGCGGCCCAGGGATCGGTCCGCGACGGCCTGTCCGCCCTCGACCAGGTGCGCGCCCTGGCCGGCAAGGCGATCGACGGGGCGGCGGTTCGCGAGGCGCTCGGCCTCGTGCCCGAGGAGGCGGTCCGGGACTACGTGCGTGCGGTCGGCCGAGGGGACGCGGCCGCGGCCCTGGCGGTGCTCGACGGCGTCGAGCGGGAAGGCCACGACCTCCGCGGCTTCGCCGCCGAGGCGCTCGAGCGGGTGCGGGCGCTCGCCCTGGCGAAGGCGGTGGGCTCCCGCCCCGGCGCACCCCCGATCGCCCCGGACGAGCTCGAGTCCTTCCGCGTCGAGCAGCTCGTCTGGCTCGGCAAGGTCCTCGATGAGACGGAGGCGCGCCTGCGCCAGGGGGGACCGCAGCGGGTTCTGCTCGATCTCGCGACGATCCGGATGACGGCGATGGCCGACCTCACCCCGCTCGAGGAGCTGGCGCAGCGGATCGGCAGCGGCCCGGCCGGCCGGCAAGCGCCGCCGGCGCCGCCCGGGCCCGCTCCGGCGTCGCCACGCCGCCGCGGCGGCTCCCCCGGCCCGTCCGCTCCGGCTTCGCCGCCCCCCAAGCGGTCTGCCCCGCAGGCCCCTCCCGACGACGCGTCCCTGCTCCCCCGGTTGGCCGAGGCGGCGGCGGCGATCACGGGGAGGGTCGGCTCGTTCCTGCGGCAGGCGAAGTCGGCCCGGCTCGAGGCCGACGGCCGGCTGGTGATCTCGATCGCCCGCTCGCGGGCGTTCTGGAAAACGCGCCTGGAAACGCCGGCCGCACGGGAGGCGATCGTGAAGGCCGCGGCGGAGGTCCTCGGCGGCGCCCCGCCCTCGGTCGAATTCCGGCTGGAGGGCGAGACCGCCGAGCCGGGAGCCGCGCGTCCGCGGAACCGGGACGCGCTCGAGCGGGCGAGCCGCGACCCGATCGTGCGGGAGCTCTTCGAGCGCTTCGACGCGGTGCTGCTCGGGGGCGAGGCGCTCCCCGGCCCGGAGGGGCCGCCGGCTCCGGATGGCCCCGCGCCGGAGGCGCCGCGATAATGGCGGCGGCGCCCGGAAGGGCGCGCGGAGGCGTTTCGATGGCGATGTCGATGGGAAAGATGGCGAAGATGCTGCAGAAGGCGCAGCAGGCGCAGCAGCAGGTCCAACAGGAGATCGCCGCCATGCAGCGCGAGGGGACCGCGGGCGGCGGCGTGGTGAAGGCCGTCGTCGACGGCCACAAGAACCTGCTCGCGCTGACGATCGCCCCGGAGGTGCTCGAGGACGCCGACGCGGAGATGCTCGCCGACCTCGTCGTCGCCGCCGTCTCCG
The sequence above is drawn from the Acidobacteriota bacterium genome and encodes:
- the dnaX gene encoding DNA polymerase III subunit gamma/tau → MPRRPLARTYRPQRFAEVLGQEAPVRALAAASARRELAAAYIFSGTRGIGKTTIARIFAKALNCEKGPAEDCCDACPACRDIAEGRSLDVLEMDAATHTGIDDVRELREAAQYPPSRKGRYRVFIIDEAHQLSQAAWNGLLKILEEPPPWCVFLLCTTEPHKIPATIESRALHFAFKSPSTAEIREHLARIAEREGLEPTGEALDLLAKAAQGSVRDGLSALDQVRALAGKAIDGAAVREALGLVPEEAVRDYVRAVGRGDAAAALAVLDGVEREGHDLRGFAAEALERVRALALAKAVGSRPGAPPIAPDELESFRVEQLVWLGKVLDETEARLRQGGPQRVLLDLATIRMTAMADLTPLEELAQRIGSGPAGRQAPPAPPGPAPASPRRRGGSPGPSAPASPPPKRSAPQAPPDDASLLPRLAEAAAAITGRVGSFLRQAKSARLEADGRLVISIARSRAFWKTRLETPAAREAIVKAAAEVLGGAPPSVEFRLEGETAEPGAARPRNRDALERASRDPIVRELFERFDAVLLGGEALPGPEGPPAPDGPAPEAPR
- a CDS encoding YbaB/EbfC family nucleoid-associated protein, translating into MAAAPGRARGGVSMAMSMGKMAKMLQKAQQAQQQVQQEIAAMQREGTAGGGVVKAVVDGHKNLLALTIAPEVLEDADAEMLADLVVAAVSDAQRQIDREVERKMSSLAGMLGLPPGLGG